A stretch of Henckelia pumila isolate YLH828 chromosome 4, ASM3356847v2, whole genome shotgun sequence DNA encodes these proteins:
- the LOC140864545 gene encoding scarecrow-like protein 3: protein MIQEEGSSSICSSPLQKFSMMSFSGSPWLREMRSEERGLCLIHLLVACANHVASGNVENANISLEYISHLASPDGDTMQRIAAYFSEALANRMLKGWPGLHKALNSTKIASVADEILVQKLFYEFCPFLKLSYVITNQAIMEAMEGEKVVHIIDLNCFQPVQWISLLHEMSARPEGPPHLRISGIHDQKEVLDIVARKLNEEAERLDIPFQFNPLVCKLENLDVEKLRVKTGEAVAISSVLQLHSLLAVDDEALWKNSSLFTNSPSAAHLRRVLQMNTQNLGDFLEKDGTNICNTSPDSASSSPVPLATSPNMATFLNGLWGLSPKLMMLAEQESNQNGLTFMDRIMESLNFYAALFDCLDSTMPRGSMERQRIEKMLFGEEIKNIVASEGVDRKQRHEKLEKWIPRLELAGFGKVPLSYHVMLRARRLLQSYNYDGYKIKEENGCFIICWQDQALFSVSAWRFIRCSR from the coding sequence ATGATTCAAGAGGAGGGATCATCGTCCATATGTTCGTCGCCTCTGCAGAAGTTCTCCATGATGTCTTTCTCAGGATCACCATGGCTCCGAGAAATGAGATCCGAGGAAAGAGGCCTTTGTCTGATCCATCTTCTTGTTGCCTGCGCCAATCATGTGGCCTCAGGGAACGTAGAAAATGCCAACATAAGCCTCGAGTACATTTCGCATCTAGCCTCTCCTGATGGCGATACAATGCAACGAATCGCGGCCTATTTTTCGGAAGCTCTTGCCAATCGAATGCTCAAAGGCTGGCCTGGATTGCACAAGGCCCTGAATTCGACTAAAATAGCTTCGGTTGCGGATGAAATCCTTGTCCAGAAGCTGTTTTACGAGTTCTGTCCGTTCTTGAAGCTTTCGTATGTGATCACGAATCAAGCTATCATGGAAGCGATGGAAGGGGAGAAAGTGGTTCATATCATTGATCTGAATTGCTTCCAGCCTGTTCAATGGATCAGTCTTCTTCATGAGATGAGTGCACGGCCGGAAGGGCCGCCTCATTTAAGGATTTCGGGGATTCATGATCAGAAAGAGGTGTTGGATATAGTTGCTCGGAAATTGAACGAAGAAGCGGAGAGATTAGACATCCCTTTTCAGTTTAATCCTCTAGTTTGCAAGTTAGAGAATCTTGATGTCGAAAAGTTGCGTGTGAAAACAGGGGAAGCTGTTGCCATAAGTTCTGTGCTTCAGCTCCATTCTCTTCTAGCGGTTGATGATGAAGCTTTGTGGAAGAATTCCTCTCTGTTTACTAATAGTCCAAGTGCAGCACACTTGAGAAGGGTCTTGCAGATGAATACTCAAAATCTTGGAGATTTTCTTGAGAAGGATGGGACTAACATATGTAACACCAGCCCGGATTCTGCATCATCGTCGCCTGTTCCTCTAGCCACATCGCCTAATATGGCGACGTTTCTAAACGGGCTTTGGGGCCTCTCTCCAAAGCTAATGATGTTGGCAGAGCAAGAATCAAACCAGAACGGATTAACCTTTATGGATAGAATAATGGAGTCACTGAACTTCTACGCGGCACTCTTTGATTGCTTGGACTCGACTATGCCAAGGGGGTCGATGGAACGCCAAAGGATTGAGAAGATGCTGTTCGGAGAGGAAATCAAGAATATTGTGGCGAGTGAGGGCGTGGATAGGAAGCAGAGGCATGAAAAACTCGAAAAATGGATTCCTAGACTTGAGTTGGCCGGATTCGGAAAGGTTCCTTTGAGTTACCATGTTATGCTGAGAGCAAGAAGATTGTTGCAGAGTTATAACTATGATGGATACAAAATCAAAGAAGAAAATGGCTGTTTCATCATCTGCTGGCAAGATCAAGCACTCTTCTCAGTTTCTGCCTGGAGATTTATACGATGCAGCAGATGA
- the LOC140866462 gene encoding uncharacterized protein: MLHNSVSSSTLLRLIPATNYKPAATLLLPPTEAPSTRVNLHVGRLKTSKRGVSVVTRAGGISSSSYIFAFVLPLSLLAVTIFTSVRIADKLDQKFFEELAVNEAILEADEDGVENENENENESTSSDKESAPIRSRNRPKREVEA; this comes from the exons ATGCTACACAACTCGGTCTCCTCTTCTACACTGCTCCGCCTTATCCCCGCCACCAACTACAAGCCGGCGGCGACGCTGCTACTACCGCCGACTGAAGCACCATCCACCAGAGTAAATCTCCATGTGGGTCGCCTGAAAACGAGCAAGAGAGGCGTTTCGGTGGTGACACGCGCCGGAGGCATCAGCTCCTCTAGCTATATATTTGCCTTCGTTCTCCCTCTCTCTCTTCTTGCCGTCACTATCTTCACTTCCGTAAGAATTGCTGATAAGCTGGACCAAAAATTTTTCGAAGAG CTTGCTGTGAACGAGGCCATCTTGGAAGCAGACGAGGACGGCGTTGAGAATGAGAATGAGAATGAGAATGAAAGTACATCTTCAGACAAAGAATCTGCTCCAATTCGTTCCCGGAATCGTCCTAAACGAGAAGTTGAGGCCTAA
- the LOC140864344 gene encoding ubiquitin carboxyl-terminal hydrolase 24: MGDPSKVFLFGSFTEDETKSLLNKVSFVAKNSDEGNEIEANSSKKIPELTFGSFSSTSNIQDGSPNGPVCSHPTKVQKGNEQLPSTPSSNHFPIVTDNGKTADSDHGRDVRNQARSSGTNFPALYGLNDESKSSKKSSSELQDFDGVKFSDSTNNSSVKAHNEVALHKADDPPLAARDVLPRGLINSGNLCFLNATLQALLSCSPFILLLQGLRNQKFPKVGYPTLTAFAEFIAEFDCPGGTNIKKKDTNVLETGRAFSPIMFEAVLKNFSPDVPSSISGRPRQEDAQEFLTFCLHQMHDELLKFEGQTQSDGQKPSLVSISEDDEWETVGPKNTSAVTRTQNFNPSELSKIFGGQLRSVVKAKGNKASATVQPFLLLHLDISHESIQTIEDALHSFSAPETLEEYRASSTGKAGVVAARKSVKIQSLPKIVILHLMRFSYDSRGSTKLHKPVYFPLELVLSRDLLVSAASEGRKYELVSSITHHGREASKGHYTADVRHPNNQWLRFDDASVTAINTSKVLHDQAYVLFYKQL, encoded by the exons ATGGGTGATCCCTCGAAG GTGTTTCTTTTTGGGTCATTCACGGAGGACGAAACCAAATCTTTGCTAAATAAGGTTTCTTTTGTGGCTAAAAATTCTGATGAAGGGAATGAAATTGAAGCCAATTCCTCAAAGAAAATACCTGAATTAACTTTTGGTAGTTTTAGCAGTACCTCTAACATACAAGATGGTTCTCCAAATGGACCAGTCTGCTCGCATCccactaaagtgcaaaagggaAATGAACAATTGCCATCTACACCATCCAGCAACCACTTTCCAATTGTGACAGATAATGGAAAAACTGCTGACTCTGATCATGGCCGTGATGTGAGAAATCAAGCAAGAAGTAGTGGAACAAACTTTCCTGCATTATATGGTTTGAATGATGAAAGCAAGTCTTCTAAAAAATCTAGCTCAGAATTGCAAGACTTTGATGGTGTAAAGTTCAGTGATTCCACGAATAATTCATCAGTTAAAGCACATAATGAAGTGGCCCTTCATAAGGCTGATGACCCTCCTTTAGCTGCTCGAGATGTGCTACCTCGAGGTTTAATTAATTCTGGGAATTTATGTTTCCTTAATGCAACACTCCAAGCTCTCTTGTCCTGTTCTCCATTTATTCTGCTGCTACAGGGATTAAGGAATCAGAAGTTTCCTAAG GTTGGCTATCCAACATTGACTGCATTTGCAGAGTTCATTGCAGAATTTGACTGTCCGGGTGGAACCAACATAAAGAAGAAAGATACTAATGTACTTGAAACTGGAAGGGCTTTCAGCCCTATCATGTTCGAAGCTGTGTTGAAAAATTTTAGCCCTGATGTTCCCTCTAGCATTTCTGGGAGGCCTAG ACAAGAAGACGCCCAAGAATTTTTAACTTTCTGTTTGCATCAAATGCATGATGAATTGCTGAAGTTTGAGGGGCAAACCCAATCAGATGGTCAGAAACCTTCTTTGGTTTCTATATCTGAAGATGATGAATGGGAGACAGTTGGCCCTAAAAATACATCTGCAGTGACAAGAACACAAAATTTTAACCCCTCAGAACTGAGTAAAATATTTGGCGGCCAATTGCGAAGTGTTGTGAAGGCAAAAG GCAACAAAGCCTCTGCCACTGTTCAGCCATTTCTTCTGCTCCATCTAGATATTTCTCATGAATCAATTCAAACAATTGAAGATGCTCTTCATTCTTTTTCAGCCCCAGAAACTCTCGAGGAATACCGAGCATCATCCACTGGAAAA GCTGGAGTAGTAGCTGCCAGAAAATCTGTAAAAATACAGTCACTTCCAAAGATAGTGATTCTACACTTGATGCGTTTCAGCTATGATAGCCGTGGCAGTACCAAATTGCACAAACCAGTGTACTTCCCTCTTGAACTGGTGCTGAGTCGTGATCTGCTTGTTTCTGCTGCGTCAGAG GGACGAAAATACGAACTTGTTTCCTCCATCACACATCATGGGAGAGAAGCATCCAAAGGCCACTACACTGCTGATGTGCGTCACCCCAACAACCAGTGGTTGCGTTTTGACGACGCATCTGTTACCGCCATTAATACGAGCAAAGTTTTGCATGATCAGGCATATGTTCTCTTCTACAAACAACTGTAG